The following coding sequences are from one Paenibacillus tundrae window:
- a CDS encoding transporter, which produces MAFMPPQGPQGTQQPPSSPPPQFTPPQPAATAFAIDPGAIVGCLFRNTYVWLRNGNSFWFFPTFVGRTSVAGFR; this is translated from the coding sequence ATGGCATTCATGCCGCCTCAAGGACCACAAGGAACACAGCAGCCACCATCCTCTCCTCCTCCACAATTCACACCACCGCAACCCGCTGCTACAGCGTTCGCCATCGACCCCGGAGCTATTGTCGGTTGTTTATTCCGCAACACCTATGTGTGGCTGAGAAATGGGAACTCGTTCTGGTTCTTCCCAACCTTTGTAGGGCGTACATCCGTTGCAGGTTTTAGATGA
- a CDS encoding mechanosensitive ion channel family protein, whose product MDFIRNQLEQLGMSEPSISYLSNIIMVLFIALISILANYIAKRIVLKTVHQIVSNNRFHWGHIVVQKKLFHRLSHLVPAIIIYYSAYIFPPYQAVIEKAAMTYMIIIMITVLNALLNVFDDIYRTYEVSKIRPIKSYIQVAKIILFIIGGIIVISSLIGQNPLIILSGLGALSAVLMLVFKDSILGLVAGVQLSSNDMVRVGDWIEMPKYNADGDVIDITLNTVKVRNFDKTITMIPSYALISDSFRNWRGMQVSGGRRIKRSIYIDISSIQFCTEEMVAEFEKIHYLTDYVTAKLEEIEAYNVEHQVNRESNVNGRQLTNVGVFREYIHQYLRNHPKINQDMTMIVRQLAPEDRGLPLEIYAFSNDINWSVYESVQADIFDHIFAVAQTFGLRAFQNPTGHDIVQLKEDKQYVREYS is encoded by the coding sequence ATGGACTTTATCAGAAATCAACTAGAGCAACTTGGCATGAGTGAACCATCCATTAGTTATCTTTCAAATATCATTATGGTTCTGTTTATCGCGTTGATCTCGATACTGGCAAATTATATCGCCAAGCGAATCGTGCTGAAGACGGTTCATCAAATCGTGAGTAACAATAGGTTCCATTGGGGTCACATCGTTGTTCAGAAGAAGCTGTTCCACAGACTCTCTCATCTTGTTCCCGCCATTATCATCTATTATTCAGCTTACATCTTTCCGCCTTATCAGGCAGTAATTGAAAAAGCAGCCATGACCTACATGATTATCATCATGATCACGGTGCTGAATGCCCTGCTGAATGTGTTCGATGATATCTATCGCACCTATGAGGTGTCGAAGATTCGCCCGATCAAGAGCTACATCCAAGTGGCGAAGATTATCCTGTTCATTATCGGCGGTATTATCGTTATTTCGAGCCTGATTGGTCAGAATCCATTGATCATTCTTAGTGGACTTGGTGCATTATCGGCGGTACTGATGTTGGTGTTCAAGGACTCAATCCTTGGTCTAGTCGCGGGGGTGCAATTATCATCCAATGATATGGTACGCGTAGGCGACTGGATTGAAATGCCGAAATATAATGCAGACGGTGACGTCATCGACATTACACTGAATACCGTGAAGGTGCGAAATTTTGATAAAACGATTACGATGATTCCCAGCTATGCTCTAATCTCTGACTCGTTCCGAAACTGGAGAGGTATGCAGGTCTCGGGCGGAAGAAGAATTAAGCGAAGTATCTATATTGATATCAGTAGTATCCAGTTTTGTACGGAGGAGATGGTAGCTGAATTTGAGAAAATTCACTACTTAACCGATTATGTAACCGCCAAGCTAGAGGAAATTGAAGCCTACAACGTTGAGCATCAGGTAAACCGGGAAAGCAATGTGAACGGTAGACAGCTCACCAATGTGGGTGTCTTCAGAGAATATATTCATCAATACCTACGGAATCATCCCAAAATTAATCAGGATATGACGATGATTGTAAGACAATTAGCACCGGAAGATCGCGGACTTCCTCTTGAAATTTACGCGTTCAGCAATGATATCAATTGGAGTGTATATGAATCCGTGCAGGCTGATATCTTTGACCATATCTTTGCGGTTGCGCAAACTTTTGGACTTCGTGCGTTCCAGAATCCAACAGGTCATGATATTGTGCAATTGAAAGAAGATAAACAATATGTGCGTGAGTACTCATAA
- a CDS encoding helix-turn-helix domain-containing protein — protein sequence MTETINYIHTNYNESITAEELARRYHCSTSYLSRLFKNQIGLGPIEYLIHVRIHKSKQLLLRTEARIQEIASNVGYADVYYFSRLFKKHTGLSPLQFRAEHQQTVQVQYNPLRWLESSIVSPNAYSHNENETYYQLSGEGDTSMFRFSRPTFGAMMLLCTSLLLSACQTGSTTDTAASQPTTSSEPSTTTATSTDSNTTETRMYTHLKGETEIPVHPQRVVSFYHMGELMTLGVKPVGTTTYILDNPLIEDISGIEDVGVPPDAEKNSVTESRSDCDNGCLCRGHGRWI from the coding sequence GTGACAGAGACAATCAACTACATTCACACGAATTACAACGAATCGATTACAGCGGAAGAGCTCGCGAGAAGGTACCATTGCAGCACAAGTTACCTGTCTCGTTTGTTCAAGAATCAGATTGGACTTGGCCCGATTGAATATCTCATTCATGTGCGCATACACAAATCGAAGCAGCTGCTATTAAGGACAGAGGCACGTATTCAGGAGATTGCAAGCAACGTGGGGTATGCGGATGTCTACTATTTCAGTCGGTTGTTCAAAAAGCATACTGGCTTATCGCCGCTACAGTTTCGTGCAGAACATCAACAGACGGTTCAGGTTCAGTATAATCCATTACGATGGTTGGAATCGTCTATTGTAAGCCCCAACGCCTATTCTCATAATGAGAATGAGACTTATTATCAATTGAGCGGGGAAGGGGACACATCGATGTTTAGATTTTCAAGACCAACCTTTGGAGCGATGATGCTACTATGTACATCCTTGCTTCTCAGTGCGTGCCAGACAGGCAGCACTACAGATACAGCGGCTTCCCAGCCGACTACATCATCAGAACCATCGACGACTACAGCTACATCCACAGACAGCAACACTACAGAAACGCGGATGTATACTCATTTGAAGGGCGAAACGGAAATTCCCGTGCATCCTCAGCGTGTCGTCAGCTTCTATCATATGGGTGAACTGATGACACTTGGAGTGAAGCCCGTTGGTACAACAACATACATTCTGGATAATCCGCTGATAGAGGATATTTCCGGCATTGAAGATGTGGGCGTTCCGCCGGATGCAGAGAAAAATTCTGTCACTGAATCCAGATCTGATTGTGACAACGGCTGCCTTTGCAGAGGCCATGGAAGGTGGATATGA
- a CDS encoding ABC transporter substrate-binding protein, which yields MQRKILSLNPDLIVTTAAFAEAMEGGYDALSQIAPTIVVEQYNDPIKDVEMFGDILGKQEEAKQWNEQFAAKIAEYKEKVSPYVSDDETFSILNVRPDALFVYGDTNMGGNIIYKYLGLKPAAKVETDVIKGETWEISAEVVPEYIGDRLFLAVTEGSDEHLKDVQKLIQQSPAGKAGKVYSIDFDKFLMSDPISLEKQLDIVVDILTENE from the coding sequence ATGCAGAGAAAAATTCTGTCACTGAATCCAGATCTGATTGTGACAACGGCTGCCTTTGCAGAGGCCATGGAAGGTGGATATGATGCACTGAGCCAGATTGCTCCGACAATTGTTGTCGAACAGTATAATGACCCGATTAAGGATGTCGAAATGTTTGGTGATATTCTTGGGAAGCAGGAGGAAGCCAAGCAGTGGAATGAGCAGTTCGCAGCCAAAATCGCTGAATATAAGGAGAAAGTTAGCCCTTATGTGAGTGATGATGAGACCTTTTCTATTTTGAACGTGCGACCTGATGCGCTCTTTGTCTATGGGGATACCAATATGGGAGGCAATATCATTTACAAATATCTTGGTCTGAAGCCAGCCGCAAAAGTAGAGACAGACGTAATCAAAGGTGAAACCTGGGAGATCTCAGCCGAGGTGGTTCCGGAGTATATCGGTGATCGGTTATTCCTCGCGGTGACTGAAGGTTCAGACGAGCATCTCAAGGACGTACAGAAGTTGATTCAACAATCGCCTGCAGGGAAGGCGGGCAAAGTTTACTCTATTGATTTTGATAAGTTTCTGATGAGCGATCCAATTAGTTTGGAGAAACAGCTCGACATCGTGGTTGATATACTTACAGAGAATGAATAA
- the smpB gene encoding SsrA-binding protein SmpB has product MGKNDGQSKVLAQNKKASHDYFIEDTYEAGMVLTGTEIKSIRNGRANIGDAFATIRNGEIHIHNMHISPFEQGNRHNPIDPTRTRKLLMHKAQIHKLLGLSKQDGYSIVPLKIYVRNGYAKLLLGLGKGKKQYDKRETAAKRDAQRDIQRAMREKQKIAR; this is encoded by the coding sequence ATGGGCAAGAATGATGGACAGAGTAAGGTACTCGCACAGAACAAAAAGGCTTCCCATGACTACTTCATTGAAGATACGTATGAAGCGGGCATGGTGCTTACCGGGACGGAGATTAAGTCTATTCGTAACGGACGTGCGAATATTGGAGATGCGTTCGCCACGATTCGGAACGGTGAGATTCATATTCACAATATGCATATTAGTCCTTTTGAACAAGGGAACCGACATAATCCGATTGATCCAACACGTACGCGTAAGTTACTGATGCACAAGGCACAGATTCACAAGCTGCTTGGACTGTCGAAGCAAGACGGTTACAGCATTGTGCCGCTGAAGATTTATGTGCGTAATGGTTATGCGAAGCTGCTGCTTGGACTAGGTAAAGGTAAGAAACAATATGATAAGCGTGAGACTGCTGCTAAACGGGATGCACAACGTGATATTCAAAGAGCAATGCGCGAGAAGCAGAAGATCGCTCGTTAA
- a CDS encoding aldo/keto reductase, producing MKHSIPQYTLNDGLQVPAIGFGTYSLKGEEGVKSIVSAMDVGYRLIDTAYNYENEATVGKAVKQSSVPREELLISSKLPGRYHAYDKALVAIQESLYRADLDYYDLYLIHWPNPKKDVYVEAWQALIEAKKRGYIRSIGVSNFLPEHNERLIKETGVAPSLNQIELHPFFDQTNQREQDAKHGIVNESWSPIGRGNDAVQDIVKDDKILRIAEAHGKTPTQIILRWHIQLGSIPIPKASSLQHQQENIDIFDFELNAEEMHVISSFSRPDGRLWDQDPSEYEEF from the coding sequence ATGAAACATTCAATCCCGCAATATACATTAAATGATGGCTTGCAAGTGCCTGCGATCGGGTTCGGTACGTATAGTCTAAAAGGAGAAGAAGGCGTCAAATCAATCGTGTCCGCCATGGATGTAGGTTATCGGTTGATTGATACAGCGTACAACTATGAGAACGAGGCAACGGTTGGAAAAGCGGTCAAGCAGAGCTCCGTTCCTAGAGAGGAACTGTTGATTTCCTCGAAGCTACCCGGACGCTATCACGCGTATGATAAAGCATTAGTAGCTATCCAAGAATCGCTCTACAGAGCAGACTTGGATTATTATGATCTCTACTTAATCCACTGGCCTAATCCGAAGAAGGATGTGTATGTGGAGGCGTGGCAAGCTCTAATTGAAGCGAAGAAACGTGGATATATCCGTTCCATTGGCGTAAGTAACTTCCTGCCTGAACATAATGAACGACTGATTAAGGAAACGGGCGTAGCACCAAGCCTGAACCAGATTGAGCTTCATCCATTCTTTGACCAGACGAATCAACGGGAACAGGATGCGAAGCATGGCATTGTAAATGAATCCTGGAGCCCAATTGGACGTGGCAATGATGCCGTACAGGATATCGTGAAGGACGACAAAATCCTCCGCATTGCTGAAGCGCATGGCAAAACGCCAACCCAGATTATTCTGCGCTGGCATATCCAGCTCGGTTCTATTCCCATTCCTAAAGCAAGCTCACTCCAGCACCAGCAAGAGAACATCGATATTTTCGACTTCGAGCTGAATGCAGAGGAGATGCATGTCATCTCTTCCTTTAGCAGACCAGATGGACGACTGTGGGATCAAGATCCGAGTGAGTATGAGGAATTTTAA
- a CDS encoding alpha-mannosidase — protein MKMNSLYTRIHTIVKHLERARLTSKTDIPELYHKESGYHSWELVHEDPTSWNVFRKGDGWGGKDVHSCFKTRIRIPDHMEGKRVVCAIVTGADDVWNYDNPQFFAFLNGELICGLDVNHTEIDLTPAAVKGEEFELALYAYCSTSAADVFLNVYIAEHHQPVSDLYYDLRAALEAADLLRDDDLERLKLIEHLNQAVNLLDLRQENSADFHASVLEARQYLQNHVYSDARPAGDHIPTVHCIGHTHIDVAWLWTLDQTREKVIRSFASVLYLMDKFPEYTFMSSQPQLYSYLKSDYPALYAKIKEKVAEGRWEAEGSMWLEADCNLISGESMIRQIIYGKRFFKEEFGVENRVLWLPDVFGYSAAMPQIMRKSGIDYFMTTKIAWNDTNQIPNDTMYWRGIDGSEVLTHFITATDYDKHPEFRQRRFETTYNGRFNASQIKGTWQRYQNKNINTDVLQCYGFGDGGGGPTEEMLEQGRRLEKRLPGMPTVKRTFVREFFEKLEQNLADVRSVPRWSGELYLEYHRGTYTSMARNKRYNRHSEFALADAELFSVIRQQVDAQATYPTDALEHAWKLTMLNQFHDTLPGSAIEQVYIDSKEQYEEVFQVTDELKNSALNGIVSSIQSDGETIVVFNTTGFERTDVVELPAFTKQVTIYDGDRPVPSQRTPEGGLVFLAENVPPSGYKSFRILADVFTEQIVGVSVAQWEADQQRIQTPRYEVQLNESAEFVSVWDKLEGRELLQSGKRGNVLQVFEDRPAEYEAWNIDEYYEEHMWEVSDLQALEWVESGPVRSVLQVKRQFLDSVVEQRIIFYAHTRRIDFRTLVDWKQEHLLLKTAFPLDIWSEKAVYEIQYGNVERATHRNTSWDQARFEVCGQKWADLAENGYGVALLNDCKYGYDIHNSVMRLSLIKSATYPNENADKELHEFTYSLYPHKGDFREGRVIQTAYDVNRPLVAREIGSQAGSMPEVWSLASVDQDNVVLEVIKKAEDNDDMIIRVYEAHGRRTRAALQLPEGSSSTAYACDLLENVEAECAVDNGRISFDIKPYEILTFRIPKA, from the coding sequence ATGAAAATGAATTCCTTGTATACTCGGATCCATACCATTGTTAAACACTTGGAACGTGCACGACTGACTTCAAAAACAGATATACCCGAGCTTTACCATAAAGAAAGTGGTTATCATTCATGGGAACTGGTGCATGAAGACCCGACCTCCTGGAATGTTTTTCGCAAGGGAGACGGTTGGGGCGGCAAGGATGTACACAGTTGCTTCAAGACCCGTATTCGCATACCTGACCATATGGAAGGAAAAAGAGTAGTTTGCGCCATCGTAACGGGTGCTGACGATGTATGGAACTATGATAACCCTCAATTCTTTGCATTCCTGAATGGGGAATTGATCTGCGGACTCGACGTCAACCACACCGAAATTGATCTCACCCCGGCTGCAGTTAAGGGCGAAGAGTTCGAACTCGCATTATATGCGTACTGTAGCACTTCGGCAGCGGATGTATTCTTAAATGTATATATAGCTGAACACCATCAGCCTGTATCTGACTTATACTATGATCTCAGAGCGGCGCTTGAAGCCGCCGACCTATTACGTGACGATGATCTAGAACGACTCAAGCTGATTGAACATCTGAATCAGGCGGTAAATCTGCTGGATCTTCGCCAGGAGAACAGTGCTGATTTCCATGCATCGGTGCTGGAAGCACGTCAATATTTGCAAAATCATGTCTACAGTGATGCCCGACCTGCGGGAGATCATATCCCTACAGTCCACTGTATCGGTCACACCCATATTGATGTGGCATGGCTATGGACGTTGGATCAGACCCGGGAAAAGGTCATCCGAAGCTTCGCGAGTGTGCTCTATCTGATGGACAAGTTCCCAGAATACACGTTCATGTCTTCACAGCCTCAGTTGTACTCGTACCTGAAGTCCGATTATCCGGCACTCTATGCCAAAATCAAAGAAAAAGTTGCCGAAGGCCGCTGGGAAGCCGAAGGCTCGATGTGGCTGGAAGCCGATTGTAACCTGATCTCTGGTGAATCAATGATTCGTCAGATTATCTATGGCAAACGTTTCTTCAAGGAAGAATTCGGCGTGGAAAACCGGGTGTTATGGTTACCCGATGTGTTTGGTTACAGTGCAGCCATGCCGCAGATTATGCGCAAGAGTGGCATCGATTATTTTATGACGACCAAAATCGCTTGGAATGATACGAACCAAATTCCGAACGACACGATGTACTGGCGAGGTATTGACGGCTCTGAGGTGTTAACGCATTTCATCACAGCAACAGACTACGACAAGCATCCCGAATTCAGACAGCGCAGGTTCGAGACAACCTATAATGGACGGTTCAATGCATCTCAGATTAAGGGAACATGGCAGCGATACCAGAACAAAAACATCAATACCGATGTATTGCAGTGCTACGGATTCGGCGATGGAGGCGGTGGCCCGACAGAGGAAATGCTGGAGCAGGGTAGACGTCTTGAGAAAAGGTTGCCTGGCATGCCTACGGTTAAACGTACCTTTGTCCGTGAGTTCTTTGAAAAGCTGGAGCAGAATCTGGCCGATGTTCGTTCCGTTCCTCGCTGGTCAGGGGAGCTGTATCTGGAATACCACCGGGGGACTTATACCTCTATGGCTCGCAACAAACGGTACAACCGCCACAGTGAATTTGCACTGGCTGATGCCGAGCTATTCTCTGTCATTCGTCAGCAGGTAGATGCACAAGCGACCTACCCAACGGATGCTCTAGAGCATGCATGGAAGCTTACCATGCTGAATCAATTCCACGACACGCTACCGGGAAGTGCCATTGAGCAAGTGTATATTGATTCGAAAGAACAATATGAAGAGGTCTTTCAAGTTACGGATGAATTGAAAAACAGTGCGTTGAACGGAATTGTGAGTAGTATTCAATCGGATGGAGAAACCATCGTTGTGTTTAACACTACCGGCTTCGAACGAACCGATGTCGTCGAGCTGCCTGCTTTTACGAAACAAGTGACAATCTACGACGGGGATCGTCCTGTACCAAGTCAGCGTACACCGGAGGGTGGACTGGTATTCCTTGCGGAGAACGTACCACCTTCTGGGTACAAAAGCTTCCGTATCCTGGCTGATGTATTCACTGAACAGATTGTCGGTGTATCGGTTGCACAATGGGAAGCTGATCAGCAACGTATTCAGACACCAAGGTACGAAGTTCAATTGAATGAAAGTGCCGAGTTTGTATCCGTTTGGGACAAATTAGAGGGTCGCGAGCTGCTCCAGTCTGGCAAACGTGGCAATGTGCTGCAAGTATTTGAAGATCGTCCTGCCGAATACGAGGCGTGGAACATTGACGAATATTATGAAGAGCATATGTGGGAAGTTAGTGACCTACAGGCACTTGAATGGGTAGAAAGCGGACCGGTGCGTTCGGTGCTCCAAGTCAAACGGCAATTCCTCGATTCCGTCGTTGAGCAGAGAATCATTTTCTATGCGCATACACGCCGGATTGATTTCCGTACGTTGGTAGATTGGAAGCAGGAGCATTTACTGTTGAAAACCGCTTTCCCGCTAGATATCTGGAGTGAGAAGGCCGTCTACGAGATTCAATACGGTAACGTAGAGCGTGCAACCCACCGGAATACAAGCTGGGATCAGGCTAGATTCGAGGTCTGCGGACAGAAATGGGCGGATCTTGCGGAAAATGGATATGGTGTCGCATTGTTGAATGACTGTAAGTACGGATATGACATCCATAATTCGGTGATGCGACTGTCACTCATTAAGAGTGCAACGTATCCGAATGAGAATGCCGACAAAGAGCTGCACGAGTTCACGTACTCCCTCTATCCGCACAAAGGTGATTTCCGTGAGGGACGTGTCATCCAAACGGCGTACGATGTCAATCGTCCACTAGTCGCTCGCGAGATTGGCTCGCAAGCTGGCTCCATGCCAGAGGTGTGGTCGCTTGCATCCGTCGATCAGGACAATGTCGTGTTAGAGGTTATCAAAAAAGCCGAGGACAACGATGATATGATCATCCGGGTCTATGAAGCACATGGTCGTCGCACTCGGGCTGCTCTGCAGTTGCCTGAGGGTTCTAGTTCAACGGCATATGCATGTGATCTGTTGGAGAATGTTGAAGCCGAATGTGCCGTAGACAATGGTCGTATCTCCTTCGATATCAAACCGTATGAAATACTGACTTTCCGTATTCCGAAAGCATAA
- a CDS encoding phosphatidylinositol-specific phospholipase C, with protein sequence MFKRLSLALAFVTLFSWTLTSVSSAYSSSNWMGSLPSSTSLASLSIPGTHDSGALYEPISGTAKTQDLTIAQQLNIGVRYLDVRTRHYGNAFTIHHGAVYQNQNFDDVLNAVIGFLNSNPSETIIMSVKEEHTPANNTRSYEETFKSYVAKNPDKWLLTDHIPTLGEAKGKIVLLRRFDMTQTPYGINATAWQENTTFNIQNAAKMKIQDYFKVSDKNKKWTDVQNMYNEAKTQNPSWLYLNFTSGYDPGWFGIPNIRSIKDDLNPKVNSFFTTNTKGRFGVSVMDFIDEGTAAKIISTNF encoded by the coding sequence TTGTTCAAAAGACTAAGCCTGGCCCTTGCATTCGTCACTCTCTTTTCATGGACGTTGACCAGTGTGTCCTCCGCGTACAGCAGCTCGAATTGGATGGGATCGCTTCCTTCCAGCACCTCACTTGCTTCTCTTTCCATTCCGGGAACACATGACAGCGGCGCTCTATATGAGCCCATCAGTGGAACGGCCAAGACACAGGATCTGACGATTGCACAGCAATTAAATATTGGGGTTCGCTACCTCGACGTGCGTACGAGACATTACGGGAATGCGTTCACCATCCACCATGGGGCTGTCTATCAAAATCAGAACTTTGATGATGTATTAAATGCGGTCATCGGCTTCCTGAACAGTAATCCATCGGAGACCATTATTATGAGTGTAAAAGAAGAACATACCCCTGCAAATAATACGCGCAGTTACGAAGAGACATTTAAATCCTATGTCGCCAAAAATCCGGATAAATGGCTGTTAACCGACCACATCCCCACCCTTGGCGAAGCAAAAGGAAAGATTGTATTACTTCGTAGATTCGATATGACTCAAACTCCGTACGGTATTAATGCTACCGCTTGGCAGGAGAACACAACTTTTAATATCCAGAATGCAGCCAAAATGAAGATCCAAGATTACTTTAAGGTATCGGATAAAAACAAGAAGTGGACGGATGTCCAGAACATGTACAATGAAGCCAAGACGCAAAATCCTTCTTGGCTGTACCTGAACTTCACAAGTGGATATGACCCAGGCTGGTTCGGTATCCCAAACATTCGCTCCATTAAAGACGATCTGAATCCTAAAGTAAATTCATTCTTTACGACGAATACCAAAGGACGCTTTGGCGTATCTGTGATGGATTTCATCGACGAGGGCACAGCAGCTAAAATCATTTCAACTAATTTCTAA
- a CDS encoding alpha/beta fold hydrolase, which translates to MRVWLKRMGYSIIALLGLLLIFIAISFTNHRIQLKQESALLVPPGTMVNVNNHEMHVYTEGTGAQTLVFMSGGGTSAPVLDFKALYTRLSDQYKIAVVEKAGYGFSETAKVSRDIDTMLEETRTVLALAGQQPPYVLFPHSMSGIEALYWAQMYPAEVEAIIGLDPAVPEVYEEYPLPSPGTMALTGMGARIGITRFFPGIVDSSAAIQQKHLSSQEEELYRALFYKSTQTSNMNDEVKMIRENAAKVLEHGVPDVPMYFFSSSGEEVPVQNWQAVLKNYIASVKNGEILILPGGHYIHNEAPDRIAEESKRFIEQL; encoded by the coding sequence ATGAGAGTTTGGCTGAAAAGAATGGGATATAGCATCATCGCTTTGCTGGGTCTTCTGCTTATATTTATCGCTATTAGCTTCACGAATCATCGGATTCAATTAAAACAAGAATCAGCTTTACTTGTACCACCAGGAACGATGGTCAATGTGAATAATCATGAGATGCACGTCTACACCGAGGGCACAGGAGCACAGACGCTTGTCTTTATGTCGGGCGGGGGCACATCCGCTCCTGTACTGGATTTCAAAGCCTTATACACTAGATTATCGGATCAATACAAGATCGCAGTTGTGGAAAAAGCAGGTTATGGCTTCAGTGAAACGGCCAAGGTCTCCCGTGATATCGATACGATGCTAGAAGAGACACGAACCGTCCTGGCTTTGGCAGGACAGCAACCACCATATGTCTTGTTTCCGCATTCGATGTCAGGCATTGAAGCCTTATACTGGGCACAGATGTATCCAGCTGAGGTCGAGGCCATTATCGGACTTGATCCAGCGGTTCCAGAGGTGTATGAAGAATACCCGCTTCCTTCGCCTGGAACGATGGCACTTACAGGTATGGGAGCACGCATCGGAATCACCCGCTTTTTCCCTGGCATTGTAGATTCATCGGCAGCTATTCAGCAGAAGCATCTCTCGTCGCAAGAAGAGGAGCTTTACCGAGCCCTATTCTACAAAAGTACGCAGACGTCGAATATGAACGATGAAGTGAAGATGATTAGAGAGAACGCGGCCAAGGTTTTGGAACACGGTGTTCCAGATGTACCGATGTATTTCTTTAGTTCGAGCGGAGAGGAAGTGCCGGTGCAGAACTGGCAGGCTGTTTTGAAGAATTACATAGCTTCTGTGAAGAATGGCGAAATTCTAATCTTACCTGGTGGACATTATATTCATAACGAGGCACCAGATCGCATTGCGGAGGAAAGCAAACGATTTATAGAGCAGTTATAA
- a CDS encoding polysaccharide deacetylase family protein — translation MNNMSLVEQVSVREKAVAFTFDDGPHPLYTQQILEIFRRVGGQATFFMIGKEIESYPEIAAEVHREGHEIANHTFTHPNLTELTLEQAGEELQRAENVIRKVTGKPTNLFRPPYFGINDDILSLAVEQGYHTVAAVNGGAKDWDNPGVEYILDHTRPTVKPGSVLIFHDGYADRSQTVEAVRILVEELIAEGYRLVTVSELLAISDEA, via the coding sequence ATGAATAATATGTCATTGGTTGAACAGGTATCCGTTCGGGAAAAGGCTGTAGCTTTCACATTTGATGATGGGCCGCATCCGTTGTACACACAGCAAATCCTTGAGATTTTCCGTCGTGTGGGGGGACAAGCGACCTTCTTCATGATTGGTAAGGAGATTGAATCTTACCCGGAAATTGCAGCTGAGGTTCATCGTGAAGGGCATGAGATAGCCAATCATACGTTTACACATCCCAATCTGACCGAATTGACGTTGGAGCAAGCTGGGGAAGAGCTGCAAAGAGCGGAGAACGTCATTCGGAAAGTAACAGGGAAACCGACAAACCTTTTCAGACCACCATACTTTGGGATAAATGACGATATCTTATCTCTGGCGGTGGAACAGGGTTACCATACGGTTGCTGCGGTTAACGGCGGTGCTAAGGATTGGGACAACCCTGGTGTAGAGTATATTTTGGATCATACAAGGCCTACGGTAAAGCCTGGTAGTGTACTCATTTTTCATGATGGGTATGCGGATCGTTCACAGACGGTGGAGGCTGTTCGAATACTGGTAGAAGAGCTTATTGCGGAAGGGTACCGTTTGGTCACAGTAAGTGAATTACTAGCCATCTCGGATGAAGCGTGA